In the genome of Treponema pedis, one region contains:
- a CDS encoding VOC family protein, whose product MEVIMRSGHIIYKVNNLQSAVEEWRSKGFEVEYGRKENPINALIYFSEGAYIELLQNTGMPKIVKLLSKLFGKNKKMERFNYWDTCDEGLCGFCIEKDFGSLDEEVAFLKSNGIKGVLFNNLKRIDTKNRVLQYKCFFPEGIDFPFLMSYFSIDPKPVNFVHPNGVKKIKKIIFKIDERNANILKQLIQDDVLEIIADDKEKGIVHIEYDGSDSI is encoded by the coding sequence ATGGAAGTAATAATGAGAAGCGGTCATATCATATACAAAGTAAATAATTTACAATCGGCAGTTGAAGAATGGCGAAGCAAAGGATTTGAGGTCGAATATGGAAGAAAAGAAAATCCTATCAATGCGTTAATATATTTTAGCGAGGGAGCTTATATTGAGTTATTGCAAAACACGGGAATGCCAAAAATAGTAAAGCTATTAAGCAAATTATTCGGCAAAAATAAAAAAATGGAAAGATTTAATTATTGGGACACTTGCGATGAAGGCTTATGCGGATTTTGTATAGAAAAAGATTTCGGCAGCTTAGATGAAGAGGTTGCATTTCTAAAAAGTAACGGAATTAAAGGAGTTTTATTTAATAATCTCAAAAGAATTGACACAAAGAACAGAGTTTTACAGTACAAGTGTTTTTTCCCGGAGGGGATAGATTTTCCGTTTTTAATGAGTTATTTCAGTATTGACCCAAAACCTGTAAATTTTGTACATCCAAATGGCGTAAAAAAAATAAAGAAAATTATTTTTAAAATTGATGAAAGAAATGCAAATATCCTAAAACAACTAATTCAAGATGATGTACTGGAAATTATAGCCGATGACAAGGAAAAAGGCATAGTTCATATTGAGTATGACGGTTCGGATTCCATATAA
- a CDS encoding NADH:flavin oxidoreductase — MLINQPLEINRKILRNRIVMPPMATGKAVYGMPSETQIDYYKERAKATAMIIVEHEYVSPEGMASKGQLSMADDSVIKGYKKLTETVHEEGAMILAQISHAGGIARDTEDIPIAPSQIVVRANMPTPKEMTKEDINRLIYAFTDAAVRAQKAGFDGVEIHAAHGYLLNQFYSPLTNHRTDEYTGSTMEGRTRFHIEIIKSMRKAVGNNFIVALRFGACDYMKGGSEIKDIPAAAHIFERNGIDFLDISGGHCVYTVKGKTEPGWFAELSKPAKQAVKIPVMLTGGIKTGEDAENLLKEHAADLIGVGRSMMQDAKWTQKALAELHWISDILT, encoded by the coding sequence ATGCTCATAAATCAACCGCTTGAGATTAACCGTAAAATACTAAGAAATAGAATTGTTATGCCGCCTATGGCAACCGGAAAAGCCGTTTATGGAATGCCGTCTGAAACGCAAATTGATTATTACAAAGAACGGGCAAAGGCTACCGCGATGATTATAGTTGAGCATGAGTATGTTTCACCGGAAGGAATGGCATCAAAAGGACAGCTTTCCATGGCTGACGATTCGGTTATCAAAGGATATAAAAAACTTACGGAGACCGTTCATGAGGAGGGAGCCATGATTTTAGCACAAATAAGTCACGCAGGCGGTATCGCAAGAGATACGGAAGATATACCTATCGCACCGAGTCAAATAGTGGTAAGAGCTAATATGCCGACACCGAAAGAAATGACAAAGGAGGATATAAACAGACTAATTTATGCTTTTACAGATGCTGCTGTAAGAGCACAAAAAGCAGGTTTCGACGGCGTTGAAATTCATGCGGCACACGGCTATCTATTGAACCAGTTTTATTCTCCTCTTACCAATCACAGAACAGATGAATATACGGGAAGCACTATGGAAGGGCGAACCAGATTTCATATAGAAATTATCAAGTCTATGCGAAAAGCAGTCGGTAACAACTTTATTGTGGCACTTCGCTTTGGTGCATGTGATTATATGAAAGGCGGAAGTGAGATAAAAGATATTCCTGCGGCAGCACATATTTTTGAACGGAATGGCATTGATTTTCTTGATATTTCAGGCGGTCATTGCGTTTATACCGTCAAAGGAAAGACGGAACCGGGATGGTTTGCTGAGTTAAGTAAGCCTGCAAAACAAGCAGTCAAGATACCGGTTATGCTCACAGGCGGTATCAAGACAGGCGAAGATGCTGAAAATTTATTGAAAGAGCATGCAGCGGATTTAATAGGAGTCGGAAGAAGTATGATGCAAGATGCAAAATGGACACAGAAAGCGCTTGCCGAACTTCACTGGATATCGGATATTTTAACTTGA